A genomic segment from Truepera sp. encodes:
- a CDS encoding ABC transporter permease, producing MSVEAASPQRRNDALKRFFRHPTGVFGMGIVLFLVLVSLLAPIIKPYDATRDRNLRARLAPPSAERWFGADELGRDQFTRVLHGGRISLRVGLAAVAFAVVTGTILGLLAGYVGGWTDTIIVWSMDILLAFPGILLAIAIVATLGPNLTNALIAISITQVPIYTRIVRSVVLSVRQSEFVQAARSLGSGAPRIVLMHVLPNSMAPLIVQLTLSIGTAILDVAALGFLGLGAQPPAPEWGLLIRDGFTQFLRAPWMSLFPGLAIFLAVVGFNLLGDAVRDVLDPRLRNV from the coding sequence GTGAGCGTCGAGGCCGCTTCCCCCCAGCGCCGCAACGACGCCTTGAAGCGCTTCTTCCGTCACCCGACCGGGGTATTCGGGATGGGCATAGTGTTGTTCCTGGTTCTCGTCTCGCTGCTGGCGCCCATCATCAAGCCTTACGACGCCACGCGCGACCGCAACCTCCGCGCCCGCCTAGCGCCCCCAAGCGCGGAGCGCTGGTTCGGCGCCGACGAGCTGGGCCGCGACCAGTTCACTCGCGTGCTCCACGGCGGGCGCATCAGCCTGCGCGTAGGCCTGGCGGCCGTGGCCTTCGCCGTGGTCACGGGGACCATCCTCGGCCTCCTGGCAGGCTACGTGGGTGGCTGGACGGACACCATCATCGTGTGGTCCATGGACATCCTGCTCGCCTTCCCGGGCATTCTGCTCGCCATCGCCATCGTGGCCACGCTCGGTCCGAACCTCACCAACGCCCTCATCGCCATCTCCATCACGCAGGTGCCCATCTACACGAGGATCGTGCGCTCCGTGGTGTTGTCCGTCAGGCAGTCCGAGTTCGTGCAGGCGGCGCGCTCGTTGGGCTCGGGCGCCCCACGCATCGTCCTCATGCACGTCTTGCCCAACAGCATGGCGCCCCTCATCGTGCAGCTGACCCTGTCGATCGGCACCGCCATCTTGGACGTGGCGGCCCTGGGCTTCCTCGGCCTCGGCGCGCAGCCACCCGCTCCGGAGTGGGGGCTGCTCATCCGCGACGGTTTCACGCAGTTCCTGCGCGCACCTTGGATGTCGCTCTTCCCGGGCCTCGCCATCTTCCTCGCCGTGGTCGGCTTCAACCTGCTGGGCGACGCGGTCAGGGACGTGCTGGACCCGCGTTTGCGTAACGTCTAG
- a CDS encoding FAD-linked oxidase C-terminal domain-containing protein has protein sequence MNVAHELASLLGADRVDTSAAVLAQHSHGESYAKGVIPAAVVYPQSTAEVAALLQFASREGVPVTPVGANSSLEGHTVPAAGGISLDLGRMDLILEAHPEDLLAVVQPAVTYPRLNEHVRRHGLFFPIDPGAHASLGGMVSTNASGTAAVRYGTTGDYVLALEVVTPTGEILRLGNRARKSASGYDLCALFTGAEGTLGVITEVTVRLVGLPEAAAAARLPFPDAFKATSFVTRLIQAGVPVARCELVDAASIRSANAYSGTSFPEEMTIFLEFHGNPAGIGAEVALARDLAEDAGATAFEAATDATERARLWETRHTMLFASNASHPGLESLVTDVAVPISNLPEALTAALDDCAANGFDANLVGHVGDGNFHLTLYMEDDPARRVAAQGIVDRMTYRALDAGGTATGEHGVGLRKLKYMEREHGAALALMRAIKDTLDPAGIMNPGKKLPKAAAG, from the coding sequence ATGAACGTCGCCCACGAACTCGCGAGCCTGCTCGGCGCCGACCGTGTAGACACGTCCGCCGCGGTGCTCGCTCAACACTCCCACGGGGAGTCCTACGCCAAGGGCGTAATCCCTGCGGCCGTCGTCTACCCGCAGAGCACGGCCGAGGTCGCCGCCCTGCTGCAATTCGCGTCACGAGAGGGCGTCCCCGTTACCCCGGTCGGCGCCAACAGCAGTCTGGAGGGACACACGGTTCCCGCGGCCGGAGGCATCTCGCTCGACTTGGGGCGCATGGACCTCATCCTCGAGGCGCACCCCGAGGACCTCCTTGCGGTGGTGCAGCCCGCCGTCACGTACCCGCGCTTGAACGAGCACGTGCGCCGCCACGGACTGTTCTTCCCGATAGACCCCGGCGCTCACGCCTCGCTGGGCGGCATGGTCAGCACCAACGCTTCGGGCACGGCGGCCGTTCGTTACGGCACGACGGGCGATTACGTGCTGGCGTTGGAGGTCGTGACCCCCACCGGCGAGATCCTCCGGCTCGGTAATCGCGCCCGCAAGTCTGCCAGCGGCTACGACCTGTGCGCGCTGTTCACCGGCGCCGAGGGAACGCTGGGGGTGATCACCGAGGTGACCGTCAGGCTCGTCGGGCTGCCCGAGGCTGCCGCGGCCGCGCGACTGCCGTTCCCCGACGCCTTCAAGGCCACGTCGTTCGTTACCCGGCTGATCCAGGCCGGCGTGCCCGTGGCGCGCTGCGAGCTGGTCGACGCCGCGAGCATCCGCTCCGCCAACGCCTATTCGGGTACCAGCTTCCCGGAGGAGATGACCATCTTCCTCGAGTTCCACGGCAACCCGGCAGGGATAGGGGCCGAGGTGGCACTGGCCCGCGACCTCGCCGAGGACGCCGGGGCCACCGCGTTCGAGGCCGCCACGGACGCCACGGAACGCGCGCGGCTATGGGAAACGCGCCACACCATGCTCTTCGCCTCCAACGCCTCGCACCCCGGGCTGGAAAGCCTGGTCACGGACGTGGCGGTGCCCATCTCGAACCTGCCGGAGGCGCTGACCGCGGCGCTCGACGACTGCGCCGCCAACGGCTTCGACGCCAACCTGGTGGGCCACGTCGGCGACGGGAACTTCCATCTCACGCTGTACATGGAGGACGATCCCGCGCGGCGGGTGGCGGCGCAGGGGATCGTCGACCGCATGACCTACCGGGCGTTGGACGCCGGCGGCACCGCCACGGGGGAGCACGGTGTGGGCCTGCGCAAGCTCAAGTACATGGAGCGCGAACACGGCGCGGCGCTGGCGCTCATGCGCGCCATCAAGGACACGCTCGACCCCGCGGGCATCATGAACCCCGGCAAGAAGCTTCCGAAGGCGGCCGCGGGGTGA
- a CDS encoding type I phosphomannose isomerase catalytic subunit gives MSGGFEPYPLVLGPHLYRRLWGGSRLAAWLGGRGDLPVSGPEGEPVGEAWLLDASSVVLNGPHSGDTLGMVAATAEADLVGETAMLRYGPRVPLLAKFIDAAQDLSVQVHPDDAYALREHPGSGHLGKTEAWFLLDSARGASVLWGFRRPLTEQEVRQAVAERTLADLMHRLPVARGSVVVNPAGTVHAVGAGCFLFEIQQASDLTYRLFDYGRLAADGRPRELHLDRALAVADLSGAPPPANPVTAVGDGFARLVALPEFVLDHRVVMPGETREYRTERRSLEILVSVRGELTVSGGGEEATVREGGTVVLPAALGTYRLTGDAEVLRSAVGA, from the coding sequence GTGAGCGGGGGGTTCGAGCCGTACCCGCTGGTCCTCGGTCCGCACCTGTACCGCCGGCTCTGGGGCGGGTCGAGGCTGGCCGCGTGGCTGGGCGGGAGGGGAGACCTACCGGTCAGCGGCCCCGAAGGGGAGCCGGTCGGGGAGGCGTGGCTGCTCGACGCCTCCAGCGTGGTCCTGAACGGGCCGCACTCGGGGGATACCCTCGGCATGGTGGCCGCCACCGCCGAGGCCGACCTCGTGGGCGAGACCGCCATGCTGCGCTACGGCCCCCGCGTGCCGCTCTTGGCCAAGTTCATCGACGCGGCCCAGGACCTCTCCGTGCAGGTGCACCCGGACGACGCTTACGCGCTGCGCGAGCACCCGGGCAGCGGTCACCTCGGCAAGACCGAGGCCTGGTTCTTACTGGACTCAGCGCGAGGGGCGTCCGTGCTGTGGGGGTTTCGCCGGCCGCTCACCGAGCAGGAGGTGCGCCAAGCGGTGGCGGAGCGCACGCTCGCGGACCTCATGCACCGGCTGCCCGTCGCCAGGGGGAGCGTCGTGGTGAACCCCGCCGGCACGGTCCACGCCGTTGGGGCAGGGTGCTTCCTCTTCGAGATCCAGCAGGCCAGCGACCTCACCTACCGCCTCTTCGACTACGGCCGACTGGCCGCCGACGGCCGACCACGAGAACTCCACCTGGACAGGGCCCTGGCGGTGGCGGATCTGTCCGGGGCGCCGCCGCCGGCGAACCCCGTCACGGCAGTCGGCGACGGCTTCGCGCGGCTGGTCGCACTTCCCGAGTTCGTGCTCGACCATCGGGTGGTGATGCCCGGCGAGACGAGGGAGTACCGCACCGAGCGTCGCTCGTTGGAGATCCTGGTGAGCGTGCGCGGCGAGCTGACCGTGAGCGGCGGCGGCGAGGAGGCGACGGTGCGTGAAGGCGGCACCGTCGTCCTACCTGCGGCCCTGGGAACCTACCGACTCACCGGCGACGCCGAGGTCCTGCGCTCGGCGGTGGGCGCTTGA
- a CDS encoding inosine/xanthosine triphosphatase — protein MSGGEPLLTGVAAEAIATLGRVALGSVSPAKVSAVETALRRVHGGFVAVTPVRAPSHVANQPVGDEETFRGARARAAGALRLVPGALLGIGIEAGVAWRPTAARGGEGRGAEPPGPRLFTSAWVVAVDRYGLEGSACSAAFEVPDHLAGPVMRGAELGTALDAAFGLERAKDGPGAAGVLSRGLVTRSELYVQAVLLALLPWVAPEPPGG, from the coding sequence TTGAGCGGGGGTGAGCCCCTGTTGACCGGCGTCGCCGCCGAGGCGATTGCGACGTTGGGCCGCGTTGCCCTGGGGTCGGTGAGCCCGGCGAAGGTCAGTGCCGTGGAGACCGCGCTGCGGCGCGTTCACGGCGGGTTCGTCGCCGTGACGCCCGTTCGAGCCCCGTCACACGTGGCGAACCAGCCGGTGGGCGACGAGGAGACCTTCCGGGGCGCCCGGGCGAGGGCCGCGGGCGCTCTGAGGCTGGTGCCAGGCGCGTTGCTGGGCATCGGCATAGAGGCCGGAGTAGCGTGGCGCCCGACCGCCGCCCGGGGCGGGGAAGGGCGTGGCGCCGAACCGCCGGGGCCCCGGTTGTTCACGAGCGCGTGGGTGGTCGCCGTTGACCGCTACGGCCTGGAGGGAAGCGCTTGCAGCGCGGCGTTCGAGGTTCCCGACCACCTGGCCGGGCCCGTGATGAGGGGCGCGGAGTTGGGCACGGCGCTGGACGCTGCCTTCGGCCTCGAGAGGGCGAAGGACGGCCCCGGCGCAGCGGGGGTGCTGAGCCGGGGCCTGGTCACGCGGTCGGAACTGTACGTGCAGGCCGTACTCTTGGCCCTGCTCCCGTGGGTGGCACCGGAGCCCCCAGGCGGCTAG
- the lon gene encoding endopeptidase La, translating to MDWELPVIALRTQVVLPRTLENVDVGRPKSKRALEEAQAGDNRVLLVVQRDSRIDDPGEDDLYEVGTLAVVKQVIRLPNDTLQVLVEGRDRARIEEYVQGGALRARVSTVNEVGVDRQDESVQGLIEQVKVAFGEYAQQNKNMRLDSFHLENLRAMKEPGSLADVVAKFATWEVADKQAALEEAVAVKRLELVFGFLTRDLERFDTEKEISARVKQQMDSNQREYYLREKMKAIQKELGSGEESESDDLRGKIEAKNMPDYAKERALKEIDRLDKMAGGSPEATVVRTYLDTLIDLPWSEMDEEHLDILNSQAVLDEDHYALEEPKERILEFLAVRQLTKDVESADYKAPILCLVGPPGVGKTSLGKSIARSLNRKFVRMSLGGVRDEAEIRGHRRTYIGSLPGRIIQGMKTAGTINPVFLLDEVDKMTADFRGDPSSALLEVLDPEQNNTFADHYLEIPYDLSKVMFITTANSLSTVPRPLLDRMEVIHLPGYTLVEKLEIAKRYRVPRQLRDHGLADHLTIDDSALRRIVTEYTREAGVRNLDRLIAKTARKSAKEFLTTPWEGVRNVDAEAVRGLLGVPPYRDEKAEKEPQVGLAHGLAWTSVGGVTLDIEVVAVPGKGVVTLTGQLGDVMKESAQAGIAYLRKHAGDYGIAPDFHEKRDLHVHVLEGATPKDGPSAGIAIASAVVSALTGRRLRGDVAMTGEITLRGRVLPIGGVKEKLLAAHQAGIGTVILPQDNEANLEDVPEVILADLEVVAVSDFHEVLKLMLLAEESSEAADFVPPPDDAPGAQPGATAGS from the coding sequence ATGGATTGGGAACTGCCTGTCATAGCGTTGCGCACCCAGGTGGTGCTGCCGCGCACACTGGAGAACGTGGACGTCGGGCGACCGAAGTCCAAGCGGGCGCTGGAGGAGGCGCAGGCCGGTGACAACCGCGTCCTGCTCGTCGTCCAGCGCGATTCGCGCATCGACGACCCGGGCGAGGACGACCTGTACGAGGTCGGGACCCTCGCGGTGGTCAAGCAGGTCATCCGCCTGCCCAACGACACCCTGCAGGTCCTGGTGGAGGGCCGCGACCGCGCCCGCATCGAGGAGTACGTACAGGGCGGCGCCCTGCGCGCGCGGGTGAGCACCGTGAACGAGGTGGGCGTGGACCGCCAGGACGAGTCGGTCCAGGGCCTCATCGAGCAGGTCAAAGTGGCCTTCGGTGAGTACGCCCAGCAGAACAAGAACATGCGGCTCGACTCCTTCCACTTGGAGAACCTCCGCGCCATGAAGGAGCCCGGTTCGTTGGCCGACGTCGTGGCGAAGTTCGCCACGTGGGAGGTCGCCGACAAGCAAGCGGCGCTCGAGGAGGCCGTGGCGGTCAAGCGCCTCGAGCTGGTCTTCGGCTTCCTCACGCGCGACCTCGAACGCTTCGACACGGAGAAGGAGATCAGCGCCCGCGTCAAGCAGCAGATGGACTCGAACCAGCGTGAGTACTACCTGCGCGAGAAGATGAAGGCCATCCAGAAGGAGCTCGGTTCCGGCGAGGAAAGCGAGTCCGACGACCTCCGCGGCAAGATCGAGGCCAAGAACATGCCCGATTACGCCAAGGAGCGGGCCCTCAAGGAGATCGACCGGCTGGACAAGATGGCGGGCGGCTCGCCCGAGGCCACCGTCGTCCGCACGTACCTCGACACCCTCATCGACCTGCCCTGGAGCGAGATGGACGAGGAGCACCTCGACATCCTCAACAGCCAGGCGGTGCTCGACGAGGACCATTACGCGCTCGAGGAGCCCAAGGAGCGCATCCTGGAGTTCCTCGCCGTCAGGCAGCTCACCAAGGACGTGGAATCGGCCGACTACAAGGCGCCCATCCTCTGCCTGGTTGGTCCGCCGGGGGTCGGCAAGACCAGCCTCGGCAAGTCCATCGCCCGCAGCCTCAACCGGAAGTTCGTGCGCATGAGCCTGGGCGGGGTGCGCGACGAGGCCGAGATCCGCGGCCACCGCCGCACCTACATCGGCAGCCTCCCTGGCCGCATCATCCAGGGCATGAAGACCGCCGGCACCATCAACCCCGTCTTCTTGCTGGACGAGGTCGACAAGATGACGGCCGACTTCCGGGGCGACCCGTCGTCTGCCCTGCTCGAGGTCCTCGACCCCGAGCAGAACAACACCTTCGCCGATCACTACCTCGAGATCCCCTACGACCTGTCGAAGGTCATGTTCATCACCACCGCCAACTCGCTCTCCACCGTGCCGCGGCCGCTCCTCGACCGCATGGAGGTCATCCACCTCCCCGGTTACACGCTGGTGGAGAAGCTGGAGATCGCCAAGCGTTACCGGGTGCCGCGGCAGTTGCGCGACCACGGGCTGGCCGATCACCTCACCATCGACGACAGCGCCCTGCGGCGGATAGTCACCGAGTACACCCGCGAGGCGGGGGTGCGCAACCTCGACCGGCTCATCGCCAAGACGGCCCGCAAGTCCGCCAAGGAGTTCCTGACGACCCCGTGGGAGGGCGTGCGCAACGTCGACGCCGAGGCCGTTCGCGGCCTCCTCGGAGTGCCTCCTTACCGCGACGAGAAGGCCGAGAAGGAGCCGCAGGTAGGGCTGGCACACGGGCTCGCGTGGACGTCGGTAGGCGGAGTGACGCTCGACATAGAGGTAGTGGCCGTTCCAGGTAAGGGCGTCGTCACTCTCACCGGCCAGCTCGGCGACGTGATGAAGGAGAGCGCGCAGGCCGGCATCGCCTACTTGCGCAAGCACGCCGGCGATTACGGGATAGCCCCCGACTTCCACGAGAAGCGCGACCTGCATGTGCACGTTCTCGAAGGGGCCACACCCAAGGACGGCCCGTCGGCCGGCATCGCCATCGCCAGCGCCGTCGTGTCGGCCCTCACGGGCCGCCGCCTGCGCGGCGACGTGGCCATGACGGGCGAGATCACGCTGCGCGGCCGCGTGCTACCCATCGGCGGCGTCAAGGAGAAGCTGCTGGCGGCGCACCAGGCCGGCATCGGCACCGTCATCCTGCCTCAGGACAACGAGGCCAACTTAGAGGACGTGCCGGAAGTCATCCTCGCGGATCTCGAGGTCGTGGCCGTCAGCGACTTCCACGAGGTGCTCAAGTTGATGCTGCTGGCCGAGGAGAGCAGCGAAGCTGCCGACTTCGTCCCGCCCCCCGACGACGCGCCGGGTGCTCAGCCGGGGGCCACTGCCGGAAGCTGA
- a CDS encoding MBL fold metallo-hydrolase — protein MRFTSAGAARTVTGSCHHLEVGDYGLLVDCGLFQGGAELDALNSQPLPFDPASLNAVLVTHGHLDHVGRLPLLVKRGYPGAFIATRATAEVAAVILRDSAKLQEEDFERSLRKARRAGREHELEAPLYTSADAEAAIARFKGIGMGAPVPLGAKVTATFRPAGHILGSAYIEISTPEARLVFSGDLGNRESTIQAPALPPGECDVLVIESTYADQVHPSRAVTEAHFLDVLKRSLGRGGKVMIPTFATERAQQILYLLDRFMTAGDVPSVPVFLDSPMAAKMTHLYQECANDFRPAIARQLASDDDPFEPPTMQYTVTAEESKAINSFEGGAVIIAGSGMMTGGRIRHHLKHNLWREEASLVIVGYQARGTLGRILLDGAQRVRIFGEEIAVKASVENIKGFSAHADHDDLMAFLEPTRAEKVLIVHGEPEVMDGFAAQLNATSQRAMTPERDVPIEL, from the coding sequence GTGAGGTTCACCAGCGCCGGCGCCGCACGCACCGTGACCGGGAGCTGTCACCACCTGGAGGTCGGCGACTACGGCCTACTGGTGGACTGCGGGCTCTTCCAGGGCGGCGCCGAGCTCGACGCGCTGAACTCGCAGCCCTTGCCGTTCGATCCGGCCTCCCTGAACGCGGTGCTGGTCACCCACGGGCACCTCGATCACGTCGGGCGCCTGCCGCTGCTCGTGAAGCGGGGTTACCCCGGCGCCTTCATCGCGACCCGCGCGACGGCCGAGGTGGCCGCCGTGATCCTGCGCGACTCCGCCAAGTTGCAGGAGGAGGACTTCGAACGCAGCCTGCGCAAGGCGCGGCGCGCGGGGCGGGAGCACGAGCTGGAGGCGCCGCTCTACACGTCGGCCGACGCCGAGGCGGCGATCGCCCGCTTCAAGGGCATCGGCATGGGCGCGCCCGTGCCGCTGGGCGCCAAGGTGACGGCCACCTTCAGGCCCGCGGGTCACATCCTTGGCAGCGCCTACATCGAGATCTCGACGCCGGAGGCGCGCCTCGTATTCTCGGGCGACCTGGGCAACCGGGAGAGCACCATCCAGGCACCGGCGCTGCCGCCGGGCGAGTGTGACGTGCTCGTCATCGAGTCGACGTACGCCGACCAGGTACACCCCAGCCGCGCCGTCACCGAGGCGCACTTCCTCGACGTGCTCAAGCGGTCCCTCGGCCGTGGCGGCAAGGTCATGATCCCGACCTTCGCCACGGAGCGCGCGCAGCAGATCCTCTACCTGCTCGATCGCTTCATGACCGCCGGCGACGTGCCGAGCGTTCCCGTGTTCCTCGACTCACCCATGGCCGCCAAGATGACCCACCTCTACCAGGAGTGCGCCAACGACTTCCGGCCCGCCATCGCCCGCCAGCTGGCATCGGACGACGACCCGTTCGAGCCGCCCACCATGCAGTACACCGTGACGGCCGAGGAGTCGAAAGCGATCAACTCGTTCGAGGGCGGCGCGGTCATCATCGCCGGTTCGGGAATGATGACCGGGGGACGCATCAGGCATCACCTCAAGCACAACCTCTGGCGCGAGGAGGCGAGCCTCGTGATCGTCGGCTACCAGGCTCGGGGCACGCTCGGCCGCATCCTCCTCGACGGGGCCCAGCGGGTCCGGATCTTCGGCGAGGAGATCGCCGTGAAGGCAAGCGTCGAGAACATCAAGGGGTTCTCGGCGCACGCGGATCACGACGACCTGATGGCGTTCTTGGAGCCCACGCGCGCCGAGAAGGTGCTCATCGTGCACGGCGAGCCCGAGGTGATGGACGGCTTCGCTGCCCAGTTGAACGCGACTTCTCAGCGCGCCATGACACCGGAGCGTGACGTGCCCATCGAATTGTAG
- a CDS encoding MBL fold metallo-hydrolase produces the protein MPEVAQEQARRLSEPLSDRVHAVLGGVNCAIVEIGEGKALLVDSGQDKEYGRKIRKALEALDLELSVILTTHSHADHYGGNAYLLRQFPQAQVWAPEVEAEIIRTPYLEPVYLFHGAKPLPELTGKWLQADPSPVHRVIGAGEETVGGVTLTLVDVRGHAHRQLAVLVDDVLLAADAVFGVETLEKYPIPFAQDVMGQLAAFDTVAAQPARLLLPGHGAPTTDLEGVADLNRRAVLRAAGAILDCCHGSSTEEVVAGSARALGIVMTDLARYHLNYCVVSAHLGRLRELGLVDCAVVDSRLEWSRA, from the coding sequence ATGCCCGAAGTAGCGCAAGAGCAGGCACGCCGGTTGTCGGAACCACTATCCGACCGCGTTCACGCCGTTCTCGGCGGCGTGAACTGCGCCATCGTCGAGATCGGCGAGGGCAAGGCCCTGCTGGTCGACAGCGGCCAGGACAAGGAGTACGGCCGCAAGATCCGCAAGGCGCTCGAGGCTCTGGACCTCGAGCTGAGCGTCATCCTCACGACCCACAGCCACGCCGATCATTACGGCGGCAACGCCTACCTCCTGCGGCAGTTCCCCCAGGCCCAGGTGTGGGCGCCCGAGGTGGAGGCCGAGATCATCCGGACACCCTACCTGGAGCCCGTCTACCTCTTCCACGGCGCCAAACCGCTGCCCGAGCTGACCGGCAAGTGGCTGCAGGCGGACCCCTCCCCCGTCCACCGTGTGATCGGCGCCGGCGAGGAAACCGTGGGTGGCGTCACGCTCACCCTGGTCGACGTCCGCGGCCACGCCCACCGCCAACTGGCCGTCTTGGTGGACGACGTCCTGCTGGCCGCCGACGCTGTCTTCGGGGTCGAGACACTCGAGAAGTACCCGATACCGTTCGCCCAGGACGTGATGGGCCAACTGGCGGCCTTCGACACCGTGGCGGCCCAGCCGGCACGCTTGCTGCTGCCCGGCCACGGAGCCCCCACGACCGACCTGGAGGGGGTGGCCGACCTCAACCGCCGCGCCGTGCTGCGCGCCGCCGGCGCGATACTCGACTGTTGCCATGGCTCCTCCACCGAGGAGGTCGTCGCCGGCTCGGCCCGCGCCCTCGGGATCGTCATGACCGACCTCGCGCGCTACCACCTGAACTACTGCGTGGTTTCCGCCCACCTGGGGCGGCTGCGAGAACTGGGGCTCGTCGACTGCGCCGTCGTCGACTCGCGGCTCGAGTGGAGCAGGGCGTGA
- a CDS encoding transcription antitermination factor NusB: MAKGGALNSTTDRGVPRGRPGEAARRVALEALNRMEHGEFLAPTLNDLLARSGLAREDRALVTDLAYGAARRRILLDAALAPLLAKPERLPPAVREILRLGAYEILYRGTPAYAAVNAWVSLTKAEAKALSGLVNAVLRRVRPPATAGDPAVEASLPSWLCASLVRGLGAAAAGAASAAMLEPEPLWLTAFSEDAEAQLTREGATALPLQVSVHPGWPKSLRVRAPLSVDRLSAFELGLVQPQNPTSLAAALLLGAGTGDRVLDLASGGGVKSAVLAALGAEVTSVELNPRHVAAARKNLARLGLAAEHVIADLTHPLDLEPAPFVLLDAPCSGTGTLRGHPEIKLRLTPGDVTAAAARQGLMLESAAGVTAPGGMLQYAVCALTAEEGPAVVADFLDHHPEFQAEDFALPLTTLAVGAGRFVLPLEGLDGFYLARLRRRA; encoded by the coding sequence ATGGCGAAGGGCGGCGCGCTTAACTCGACGACCGACCGTGGCGTACCGCGTGGGAGGCCCGGCGAGGCCGCGCGGCGGGTGGCGCTCGAGGCGCTCAACCGCATGGAGCATGGCGAGTTCCTCGCGCCGACCCTCAACGACCTGCTGGCAAGATCGGGCCTGGCGCGGGAGGACCGCGCCCTGGTCACGGACCTCGCGTACGGCGCGGCCCGGCGGCGCATCCTCCTGGACGCCGCGCTGGCGCCGCTCCTGGCCAAGCCGGAGCGGCTCCCCCCTGCCGTGCGCGAGATACTTCGCTTGGGGGCGTACGAGATCCTTTACCGCGGCACGCCGGCCTACGCGGCCGTGAACGCGTGGGTGAGCTTGACCAAGGCCGAGGCGAAGGCGCTCTCTGGCCTGGTGAACGCCGTGCTTCGGCGCGTGCGTCCCCCGGCGACCGCCGGCGACCCTGCCGTTGAAGCCTCGTTACCGTCATGGCTATGCGCGTCCCTGGTGCGGGGCCTGGGCGCCGCCGCAGCGGGGGCGGCGTCTGCTGCCATGCTCGAGCCGGAGCCACTCTGGTTGACCGCCTTCAGCGAGGATGCCGAGGCGCAACTGACCCGAGAAGGCGCGACGGCGCTTCCCCTGCAAGTAAGCGTGCACCCGGGTTGGCCGAAGAGCCTTCGGGTCAGGGCGCCGTTGAGCGTCGACCGGCTGTCGGCATTCGAGCTCGGACTCGTGCAGCCTCAGAACCCCACCTCACTGGCCGCCGCGCTGTTGCTCGGAGCTGGAACGGGCGACCGGGTCCTCGACCTCGCTAGCGGGGGCGGCGTCAAGAGCGCCGTGTTGGCGGCGCTGGGGGCCGAGGTGACGAGCGTGGAGTTGAACCCCCGGCACGTGGCTGCGGCGCGCAAGAACCTGGCTCGGCTGGGCCTCGCGGCCGAGCACGTGATCGCCGACCTGACCCACCCTCTCGACCTCGAGCCGGCGCCCTTCGTCCTGCTCGACGCACCCTGCAGCGGCACCGGCACGCTCCGCGGTCACCCCGAGATCAAGCTGCGCCTCACGCCTGGCGACGTGACCGCGGCCGCCGCGCGCCAGGGCCTCATGCTGGAGAGCGCCGCCGGAGTCACCGCGCCCGGCGGCATGCTGCAGTACGCCGTCTGCGCACTGACCGCCGAGGAGGGCCCGGCCGTGGTCGCGGACTTCCTGGACCACCACCCGGAGTTCCAGGCCGAGGACTTCGCCCTACCGCTGACCACGCTGGCCGTCGGGGCCGGCAGGTTCGTCCTGCCACTGGAGGGCCTCGACGGTTTCTACCTGGCGAGGCTGCGGCGGCGCGCCTAG
- a CDS encoding stage V sporulation protein S, which produces MEILRVSGSSRPNSVAGAIAALLRSASEVEVQAIGPHAVNQAVKAIAIARSYIESEGLGLHTVPSFVKLELHDEERTAVRFLIESFMLAGEERSRNEDPT; this is translated from the coding sequence ATCGAAATCCTACGCGTATCAGGTTCATCCCGGCCGAACTCGGTGGCGGGCGCCATCGCGGCGCTATTGCGGAGTGCCAGCGAGGTGGAGGTGCAGGCCATCGGGCCGCACGCCGTCAACCAGGCCGTCAAGGCCATCGCCATCGCGCGGTCGTACATCGAGTCCGAGGGGCTCGGGCTGCATACGGTCCCCTCGTTCGTGAAGCTGGAGCTCCACGACGAGGAGCGCACGGCCGTCAGGTTCCTGATCGAGTCGTTCATGCTGGCTGGCGAGGAGCGCTCGAGGAACGAAGACCCCACCTGA